The Alnus glutinosa chromosome 3, dhAlnGlut1.1, whole genome shotgun sequence nucleotide sequence CAAATTTAAAAGggacatttttatatttaaatattggttttcagtttttaggttttttttaaaaaaaaaaaatttatatcgtTCTTCAATTCttagctttttttctttatttattttttttttttttccaaaatgacATATAGAATTCAACTCTGCACGAGACGTTTAAAGGTTTCGAGATAGATGCGTCTGGTTGTATAATAGGGGAGCAGATGCAAGTTTTGGCATGCAGAATAGATCATGGAATAACCATTCATTTATTTAGTTGCACAACATTCAATTCGTGAGAATAGGGAATGGTACGGTTATCCTTACAAAGAGGAGTAACTATTACTCTAAAGGTGGCCATGCACACCTTGCACACCTTGTACCAAATTAATCAAAGGATTACACCTTGCTAAGGTCGATCGTGCAGAAAAAATACATTCCACTTTCCACATAAGAATATGAAGGCAACCACTCTAGGGATAGGTACGCCATACTCAACTACTCTTACATCCTTTGAACTAGCTATtacttagaaaaataaaataaaaaaataaaaaaataatccctTGCTAACTTAATTGTCAAATGTATTCCTCACCAGTAGTACTTTCAGCAAGCCTCCAATCTCATATTCTACCCGTTTTGTAGGTATTCGTGATCTAACATGGAATCAGAAAAGTTTTGAGTTCGAACTTAGCCTTGACTCTGTCATTTActccaattttaattaaatatttcacacgTTGGGCTTTACTTATTAAAATATAGTTTGAGCCCACGTGTGAGGAGGAGTATTAAAGTTTTGattaattaagtatttaaatttacctttttcttataaacttaagcttttgagaaaaTTTCTGCACTATCACCGGCAGTACGTACGAAAATGTGAACCAAACATTATATATGCAAACAagtaacaagaaaaaataacatCCAATACAAGTTGAAAGAATCAATGTAGTTATATAAGAGAATCGAAAATAGATGATACTCTATAATGTTATAATTTTACGCCACTCGTTCACCACTAGTACAAGACGAACGTACCCCTCATTTCATTCACTACATgataatgatattaaaaattcAGAAATGTCTCTTCCACAAAACAAGACACATGATGCTTTTGTATAAACTATTATGCAAGAGACAAGAGACATGAGGTGGGTTCCATGTGGGATTCATGTGGTGGGACCACCAAGTGAAATCCACCCATGTCTCTTGAATTCTGCACATCTGTTGTGCAGGAACCATGTCTcttaaaaatttctttaaaacagTGAAAGCTAAGAGTACAcgtctcaaataaaaaattgcctctagacaactctctctctctctctaattcatcaaaaaaactctctctctctctctctctctctctctctctctctctctctctctctctctctctctctctctctctctctctctctctctctctctctctctcagtttttTAATAAACCCCCAGTATTTTGGATGAAACCGTGAATTGATCGAAGTCTCACAATAGCTTGACGCGCGGGTTAAGATTAATTCAGAAACCAACTACTTCCTAATAATGTGTAGAGAAAGTTAAGCCAAGCCATTGGTTTTGTCTGTGAGTATCTAGAGCCGTGCTGATTCCGGCCCGTTTGCGTCATCCTTTGATTTTGATAAGATATATATTTTCCAAGAGCTTAGATTTGATGAGATAAATCGTCTGATTTGTCAACTAGCAAATATTTATGTAAAATTTCATGCAAAAAAGCCGTGCTGCTTTCAGTAGTCGGCCGGGAGGACTGAACAGGGAAGGCCTGTGCTAAATGATCATGAGGAACGCCGTCCATGGAAGCAGTTGGTACAATTTTCTAATTGAAGCATGCATGTCCATGACTTCTCTCAAAATGGATAGGGTCCCAACCACAGTGGGTAACGAGAaaccatatacatatatatatatatatatatatatatatatatatatatatatatatatatatatatatatatatatatatagtttaatcacattaaaaaaaaaaaaaaaaaaaattaaactactTCTATTTTGGGAGAAAAATAATTAAGGATggaaattaacaataattaatatgtaTCCGGCCGAATGGCGAGTAAGTACTGTGAGAATCTccatataaaaagtaaatatatagGTGATTGCACAAATGGTGAATAAAGCCAATTTTATTGAAGAGAAGAGAGACATCACGGTACGTACGTTTTAACATTGAGGGAGAAAGGTGAAGATAAACGTAAACTTAGAAGTAATTTCACCACTATCTACGTACAGTAGTGAAAACGAAAAAcagataatcaaataaaataagacaCCTTATATAGTTATACGTGTCAAAGTGGAAACCGGCAACCCAAGACCGACCAATCACCTACGTACGCCTAGGGCGCAGTTTAACGGTGAGCGGATTAGCCATCTCACAAGAGAGCCTCAGTACCTCAGATAGGTCAACGGGGTTATGATCTGACGGTAACCATTCATACTCGTGTAAAAGTGAGGCTACCCAAAAGCTGACGGTGCTCAGGCCAAGGGTCTTGCCAGGGCAGGTCCGTCTACCCGACCCAAATGGTGCCAGCCTAAGATCCGACCCAAGCACAGAAAAGTCCACCTCACCCTCCTTGGTTACAAACCTGTCGGGCATAAATTCCAGTGGGTCCCGCCACACTTCTGGGTCCCTTGCTATGGCCCACATGTTCACCATCGCGGTGGTCCCCTCAGGCACGTGGTACCCATCAATAGTTGTATCATTGATGGCCAAGCGGGCCCAGGAGAGGAGTGGGCCCGGCGGGTGTAGCCTTAACACCTCCTTCACCACAGCCCCAAGATAAACCAACGCCGCAACGTCTGCCTCAGCGACGGCACGTGATTTTCCAATGACCCTGTCGAGTTCATCATGAACCTTTGACTGGACATCAGGATGAAGCACCATCCTCCCGAGTATCCACTCGATCAAAACCGCCACTGTGTCTGTCCCTCTAAAAATCATTTCCTACACCAAAAAGTAAACAGTATGACAACGTACATCGTTTAGCAAATCCTTGTGCTGAATAAATATATCTTAATTCTTCTGTCTCCAATATTTTGAACATAAATCAAAACcaagcaaacaaaaataaacaaataccaGTGGTTTTTTTTCAACAATTAGTAGAAAAATCTTCTATTCCAAAATTTTATATCCAATagatcaaatttaaaaaattctcccttaaattaaatgaaaaacagAAATAAAGTAGAAGACCATTTGAATCTAGATAATTATCAAATCTCTTTTATAAGTGATGTGACATCCATTCCGTTTTCAGTTCAGGATTGAAGTTGAGTTTATTTTGTCATCAATATATGAGCCTGGTCCATGGACCCTTAAGGATGATGCATTAGATTTTGATTACtttgaacccaaaaaaaaaaaaaaatcaatcgaatgcaaaaatatattaacaaagaaGCACGCTTACCCAAAGAACGGCGACCATATCGGAATCCGATAACCTTTCGGGGCCATGTAGAGAGAGCAAAACGTCAACAAAATCCCGGTTTTTTTCAGTACTGTTTTGAGCCCGGTGTTGGGCGATGATTCGGCTGACAAACAAGTTCACTTTTGGAACGAGTTGGGAGCATCTGAACCGGATTTTTTGAGCATCAAAATCAGCTAACCAAGGGAGGTGGTCTGACCAATTCAGCAAACCCAATAGCTCGTACCCTTCACCCACCAGTCTTTGAAGCTCCTCGACTTCTTCGTTGGAGGAATCAAGTCGGTATTTATATCCAAACACAGAGCCAATCATGTTGTTCAGCGAAGCACGTTTAAGTAGTTCACGCACACTGAAGCTTTTTCCTTGGTCGCCAAACATTGCCGCCATTTGAGATGCGATTTCGCACCTCTGAGCCTCAGAAGCCTTGATTTGTTTCGGGGAAAAAAGGTGGGTGGCCGCGATTCTCCGGAGGGTTCGCCAGTAGACCCCGTAAGGAGCGAACCCAATTGCTCTGTTGAACATCAAGCTATAGGCCGACTCCTTCACGGGACGGTCAGCAAAAACTGAGCTGTTGAGTATTTCCTTGGCCACGTCGGGGTTACACGTGACGATAACACGAGTATCGCCGAGGCTAAAGGCCATGAGCCGCTTGGCTCTGCATGCTTCGGCGGCGGCAGCAATCCGGTGGTGAGCAAGGGAAGCCATGAGGCTCATGCTGCCAACCAGAGGCAACCCTCTTGGACCTGCTATAGGCTTGTTGGGTAGAGCAGATGATTTCCCATGTCTCCAACTGTACCTGCCCCAAGCTGGGCCACCTGGGTGAGCCCAGTAAATAATGGTCATGGCTAGCCAAGCCAGCATACACATAACTAATAATATTGGCCATGCAATATCTGCTCGAGTAAAAGCTGGGAATTTGGAGGAGATGAGAGCAAATAACCAGAGACTTTCTGTGTCTGCTCTCATGGTGGGGATTTAAGATTGAGAGCACAAAGAAAGAAGAGTGGCTTTCGCTTAATTTTGCGGGAAAAACAGCTGAGGTCGGTTGCTATATATAGAGGAAGCTTAGACagtggcttaaaaaaaaattaataactgttAGGAAAATGCTTGGtatagcttaaaaaaaaaaaaaaaaaattgtagttaattgataaaaaaaaaataaataaataaagaattaagAGTATATGATTAATAATTCAACAGCTAattaataaagtaaaataatcaaatttattgcttaattattttattaattatatatagactatcatattaatttataaaataattttataataaaaattacagtATATATACTGAGAAGAGGACCGTAATTGATACTCCGTATCTTAATTCAGGTAATTAAGTGGAAAATTTATTTTAGCTGCGCCGCCAGGAATCCATAACAAAATGTTGCTGACGTTCGAAATGTCGTGGAAGTGACAACTTACACGGATATCATGTACCAAACACGTACACCCCCAACTATTAGGATCCGGATTCAATGCTGTTGAAAAATAACAGCACTGGCCCAGAGTGGTGGGGGGGCCCAAGCCCCCTATTGCCTTGTCTAAgccaccaattttttttaaaaaaaaaataaaaataaaaataaaagagattttaTTAAGGCAAACCCAAAAGCTATTAGCCTAGccagcaaaattttcaaaacatataatCGCGCACgccttgaaaaaataaaattttagagaaTGGCctctaaaagaaaaactatatgtttttacacttttttccggttttctttcctcttgccccacctttttctttttctttctatcatATATAGGCCCGTTTgtatttgcgatttcaaaaagtgcgatttaaaaatgtgaaatttaaaaaagtaatttttaaaaacgcagttaagcgtttggcaaaatcacaatttggcctttaaaattgcaggttaatcttttaaaatactgcgttttcaaaaaaaaatatctcattgccttcgatttgaataagcacttttctgcgttttcaaatcgcaattttttataaacacaatttccaaacggttcattttctgcgatttggtttaaaattgcactttctctctacgaaatcgcaatctcaaacacacccATAGTATCATTCCTCCGTAACCAAAGAATACAAAAGCCTAAGGATGCATAATACATAGGACTAAAAGCATGGAGGAGACTCATAGGAATGCTTGCATCTGCTATTCACACATATACATGTAGATGCAGTTATCAAAACCTATTATTCACATGTGCGGATGCGGATATCGATTTTAGTGTATGTGGATGTGGTTAATAACTGCATCcacattccctttatatataatatatactatatatatttaactaaaTTCACTAAAACATGCAAGGTCGTcttgaatttggtaagtttaagaCCTTTAAGTTATGTTAAGTTTTTTTCACtgtcatctcaaagtcatacttcattacatttacttttttcttttctttggataaTCTAAATCCTGATTACTCTATGTGACAATGGCTCTCTATGATTGATAATAGTGAATTatgtaacaagtgaaatcttaatttatttacgtttgcatatagtaataaccgcattatttaACCTTGCACaaagatttagatagtaattcaAAACACTCATTATTTCAAATGCGAATAGCGGATAATAATCGCATTTAATAACCGCTATAACCGCACGGATGAGGATAGTAATCGCATATGCAGATGGGAATACCTAAAACTGATAACTATATTATGTGGATGCAGGTgcagatattgctaataaccacATTTGCATTCGCATTTTCACCCGTAATAACCATAAAAAGATAAAGTAGcagataaatttaaaacttttctaTTATATACTTTCATGGCTCTAAGCAACTGGAAATTATTGTGAGCATTTAAGAATCCTATCAAATCATTATTCCCTACGTAACAATCCTCCTAACTAATAACTTTATATACCATATTGCTCACTTAGAAATAtatctaaaataatattataatttatacctTTTACTTTACTATTGCCTAGCTCAAGTTGTTGATCTATATCGTCTCTTCCTATTGTCTAGTCttgatcttcttttttctataaacaatatttACAGGTGGAAGGATAGTCCATAGTTCAGTAAGAAAGCGAGCCGATGCTAGTATTTTACTAAAATCATAAGAATTAGTTTGCTAAAATCGTTCCTTTCATAATAGGTTAACACTTtactaaaaataagaaattattttatgagaaaacttcacttataattcttgatctttcatcacttttacaattaaagtactcaaactttaaaaagtgtcaatttagagtattcatctttcaattttcgttaaattttgtcaaaattttcaaaatactcatattttttttaggaaaaaaaaaaattgcaagcatTTAGGTACTAGTctgaatttaacggaatttacaaaaataaccaTGCCTAAATCTtggaaaatttataatttttttttttaaaaaaaaaaaacagatgtattttagaaattttgataggatttaatagaaTATTCTAAGGGGCTGTTgaagttaaaaaattaataccttAAATTTACgtacactttttaaagtttgagtatttaattacaaaagtgataaaaaaattataaattataaattaagtttttactcattttttatttttgactattataaattatttaccTATTCTATTggagtcaaatttaactattattacTTTGCCTATCTTCTCCACGGAAAAAAACCTAAGGAAATTATTTACTGAAAAACTACGAAAAACATCCtattcttttcgtttttttttcttttccaaccAAAAACGTCGTATTGAAACAAGTCCATCATACTATCAAATTTATGGACGTTTCCTATTAATATTTGGAGGGACAGATTACGACAAGTAAACATGGGAGCAGTAGATCTTCTGATTTCGTTGCCGGACACGTAGGGGGACGTGTGATGCGACGGTGTCGTGTCAGAAACAATGGGGTGAACATGATACCCATGCACTAATGCCCACCGTGCACTGATTTTAGGCAAAaacatgaaagagagagagagagagagagagagtactagCATTGGTTATGGGAGCATCCACGTGTCTTCCTTCGCTTATTCGAAGAAGGACATTAAGGTCATTGGAATTATAAGGCGATGGCATTTTGTATGAGGCTAATTAATTACTACGACCCATTACGTCTTGAATTTGTTGCTTCTGCCTTCTGGTACATCACGAACGGCCCACAATCCCTGTCCGCTGATTTCGTTGCTGTCGCTACAAGTATATTCGCATTTGTTTGgcaaataacataaaaaaaaaaaaaaaaattatttcatttttatattttttaataataattagcttcaaaatattttatttttttttactttctatatcacattaataattttttattactgtttaaataaaaaatcttaatattatcaaattttttaaggaaaatcttaatggtaccaaattttttataaagatgTGACTATTAAAatgatgttaaaaaaattaatcaaaagaaATGCTTTGAATACTAATGAGTAAGTTTCACATCATCTTGGTATacattttttggtaaaaaatttgatattcctaacatttttcatttatttaagaattgattaggaaaaaaaaattaagaattaagaatggaaaatgaaaaatgtctCTAGCTTGAAAGTCAAGCCACATGCCACATCGTGACCAAGACCAGGTTATGGTCCTGGCCAAACGGATttcaggtaaaaaaaaatatataaatttttcttattttaaaaattaataattaaatctgTAAAACTTATATTTGGCTTTTGTGTGCGTCCTACTTATCTAGTGGTTaatttccaaaataaaatgatgaaaaaagGACTCAGGTATATTAAATAGCATaatgtctttcttttttttcttaataaagtagaagaaattttatttcTCACTATTTTTACGGTGTTAAATAACactttcaaaagtttaaattcataaaaaataataaatttaattattgaaaaaaatttacttacCCACAAATTTGTAATACTCTTCTAAGCATTAAAAATTTACATGTGAAATTCTAATTTATAAGTTCCTTTTTCAATAATCAAAGGTACGTAATTTATTAAACCATAAAAATccataaaataaacaaaaaaaataaaataaaaatctatgcGGGTCCCATCCAGTGTGCATTATTGAACCAATTCTCGCAACTTTTAAGCAAATTCTTTCAGCTTCGACCAGTAAGACGGATGGCTTGTGAAGGGATTAACTGCAGGGGATCGGAGAGGCCGGGAGACATGCGTGAAAGAGAGGGTACCTCTACGGTTCTGCCTAATATAATGCAAGAAAATCAtaagaaaaaaagtaattgatttatttagtataataaGATAAAGATATGATATGTTGCTGCTCTATGACATAATTAttgataaattattaatttttttttattattaaacaaaaaatcacaaaatcatgtAAATGAGTTGGGGTCTagtgattttgtgttttttatttaaaaaataaaaaataaaaaatttaataattgtaCATTTCTTTGGATgacaaaatataatttctcagtCGGATGAGACCTAACAATTCATTTCAATGATGTCCCCCCaccctctctatttttttttgacatgcaTGTCCATTGTCCCCCCTCCCTTAGCTAGCCGAAACCTTAaactatttcaaaaaaaaaaaaaagaaaaaaaaaaaaaaagaggaaaccTTAAACAGTGCAATCATGTGTTTACtcaaaaagataattaattaagcatgatTAGTGATTctttaattcattaaaaataattaatttcatatctGCCACACGCGCGAGGCTTTTGAATATTATAAAGCGAAGaccaaaatcaaatcaaacgtTAAATTATACGCCTATTTTTCCCCTTGGCCCTGGGGGAGGTGGCAATTaagcaacatatatatatatatatatatatatggcagcTTCCCATGAGGTCATTGAATAATATCTCGTCACTGGATGACATAAAAACCTCGCTAAACCctcttaattaatatatgataCAAAGAACATAgcttattatttgtttaattaattataagtatTTTACAAATTGGTAATTCATGTGACACTTATATGCACGTCATTTATGTTGTACAACGTTACATAAATTTGTAACtgtggtaattaattaatattagtgttttattaatttttgacTGTGGTAATTAAATagtattttaaaagtttaacaTTGACTATTAATAGCTCATGAGCTCCacttaaaaacaattaaataaataagtgtgATTGCAACGGATTCAGATTTCTACAATAAAAGTAGATATGAGATAAGATTGCTAAAATCTAGTCGGATTTGGAGAtggtatttttttgataagttcgAGGTTGGAAGGCAACCAAACCTGACCCATTACTACTTTTATCATGGGAATGATTAATATATTGTGTATAAATTTTGGTCCTACAAAGATACAATTTTCCATCAAATGTGAAATAGGCCTATTCTGCTGTTataaatgttagaatattttagaatattttatattaggCCTT carries:
- the LOC133864274 gene encoding cytochrome P450 78A3-like encodes the protein MRADTESLWLFALISSKFPAFTRADIAWPILLVMCMLAWLAMTIIYWAHPGGPAWGRYSWRHGKSSALPNKPIAGPRGLPLVGSMSLMASLAHHRIAAAAEACRAKRLMAFSLGDTRVIVTCNPDVAKEILNSSVFADRPVKESAYSLMFNRAIGFAPYGVYWRTLRRIAATHLFSPKQIKASEAQRCEIASQMAAMFGDQGKSFSVRELLKRASLNNMIGSVFGYKYRLDSSNEEVEELQRLVGEGYELLGLLNWSDHLPWLADFDAQKIRFRCSQLVPKVNLFVSRIIAQHRAQNSTEKNRDFVDVLLSLHGPERLSDSDMVAVLWEMIFRGTDTVAVLIEWILGRMVLHPDVQSKVHDELDRVIGKSRAVAEADVAALVYLGAVVKEVLRLHPPGPLLSWARLAINDTTIDGYHVPEGTTAMVNMWAIARDPEVWRDPLEFMPDRFVTKEGEVDFSVLGSDLRLAPFGSGRRTCPGKTLGLSTVSFWVASLLHEYEWLPSDHNPVDLSEVLRLSCEMANPLTVKLRPRRT